The SAR116 cluster alpha proteobacterium HIMB100 genome has a window encoding:
- a CDS encoding pyridoxamine-phosphate oxidase (PFAM: Pyridoxamine 5'-phosphate oxidase; Pyridoxine 5'-phosphate oxidase C-terminal dimerisation region~TIGRFAM: pyridoxamine-phosphate oxidase), producing MTVLGADELNTDPFMLFKQWFDEAKDTEINDPDAIALASVDETGMPSVRMVLLKEILPEGFVFYTNYTSRKSGELLATGKAAFVLHWKSLRRQIRVTGTVEQVPEAQSDAYFQTRSRGSRIGAWASQQSQPLNSRAELADAVNQLENTYADDVPRPPHWGGFLIRPAEIEFWADGEFRLHDRFRFTQTKDGSWASQRLYP from the coding sequence ATGACCGTACTTGGTGCTGACGAGCTGAATACAGACCCTTTTATGTTGTTTAAACAATGGTTTGATGAGGCAAAAGACACAGAAATAAACGACCCTGATGCGATCGCTTTGGCATCCGTTGACGAAACCGGCATGCCGTCTGTGCGGATGGTTTTGCTGAAGGAAATTTTGCCAGAGGGCTTTGTGTTCTATACCAATTATACCAGCCGTAAATCTGGCGAATTACTGGCCACAGGCAAAGCGGCCTTTGTTCTGCATTGGAAGTCTTTGCGTCGTCAGATACGGGTGACAGGCACAGTTGAACAGGTGCCAGAGGCGCAAAGCGACGCCTATTTTCAGACTCGCTCACGCGGCAGCCGGATCGGGGCCTGGGCCTCTCAGCAATCACAACCGCTGAACAGCCGCGCTGAACTGGCTGACGCCGTCAATCAGCTTGAAAACACCTATGCTGATGATGTGCCGCGGCCGCCGCACTGGGGCGGGTTCTTGATCCGGCCAGCCGAAATTGAATTCTGGGCAGATGGTGAATTTCGGCTGCATGACAGATTCCGATTTACGCAGACCAAAGACGGCTCCTGGGCCTCACAACGTCTTTATCCCTAA